In the Populus trichocarpa isolate Nisqually-1 chromosome 1, P.trichocarpa_v4.1, whole genome shotgun sequence genome, gactaaaaatgaaaaaaaaatcaaggtacTTGAGATGCTAAAACCTCGCCACAACTATAGTGAAAAACAGCAGCCTAGAGATTTGTTCAAGTGTTGTATTTGATccttaaagttttaattatatctaattatgaaaattgaacttaattttttcaaataaagaatCAATTTAATTGCGGAACTTTTTGAAAAGCCATGAGAAACCCTTGAAAAGCTCACAAAGATAAATCACCAACCCTAACCTTGAACTAACTAAACttgtaaagataaaattaaaaaaataattaaatgtatgaaaaaataatggaaaagaaaatatgtgtGATTCCACATTAAAACATTGAGCCATCTTAGTGTTTTCTTAATTATCAATCCCGTTTTTGCATCGTGGCCATGATtccagcttttattttttatttttccaattcgacttttatttttctttaggtCAGAATATATTCTTCGCATGATTGAGCAACTGAGTTACATCCCCCTTGGTACAAGAGAAGTCACACTGTCCTCTGCTTGTATCTTCACAAATGAGACGTAGGCCACTGCTTTACAGGGGTATTTAGTACAGtagtattgattgttttttaaatttttatttaatagtagtacattaaaataatttaaaaatataaaaaataattcaaaataaaaattcaaaatttttaaaaactccaAGTGCTGTATTAAACGTGCATTTAATAAGTTCAGTGACCAATTCTTCCCTTACTGGTTCTTGTTGGTGTTCGATTCTAGAAAATGCATTACAGAATAAGTAATATATGGCATGTGTGGGAGTGtaattatggttattttttaaagtattatttgtgtaaaaatatattaaaataatattttttaattttaaaaattatttttaagatcagcgcatcaaaacgatctaaaatatacaaaaaaaatttaaatttttatgtaacGTGATTTACACCGCGTTCCCGAACATTTTCTAAATCAATTCCAATTAATTAGCCaaaccaacaaaattaaatagTCGAATTCAGCTTCTTAAAACATCTAAATATTCTGCTTCTCTTGCTGGCAAGATTTGATATAGGAAGGAAGGCTCCTGCTGATTACCTAAACGTGCTGTGCTTTGCTTACAGCGTGAATCAGATAAAGAATAcatgattaataataattttataaaaaaatatacaactcATGTACATAGAAGCAGATTAGATTTGAGTTTGACAAAGAGGAACACACCACGTGGCTTGATTCCCCACGGCCTGTGCTAAGCTTGGAATGGACTCCTTGTTTATACAGACAGGAGATGGAAGGAAATGTGCGGTTGTGACAGTGATATAACATGCTTTCCACTCAAGATTTTAGTATtccctttttcttaaaaaaaaaaaaacaaaaaaaaacccttcatcGCATTATAAACTCTCTGTATGTTCTATTCTGAGagggatggtttttttttttaattgtccgATAAGAAGGGTAGACAAGCggggtgtttttttttgaaggggACAGCATTAAGATGGCTGTTTGTGCCCTACAATTATAGCCCGCTCAGGCTGTGAACTGGGTAGTGGTTCAGTGACTGTAAACCCATGGCTCGGGCTTTAGTTGCTGCACCATGGACCATGACTAACTGGGCTGGCCCTAATTGAAAACCCAATTGGAGATCCTGCTTTGCTAAACTTGCCATGTACTTCCTTgcctttgagattttttaagaGCATCAAAATATTAGATTGGGATCCTCGTATTTTTTCTTCCAACATATACACTTGATGCTTGCTCGATGGAAGCTCTTAAGATCttttttgattgaaattgaaccttttaaaatcaattgaacGATTGAGATTTAACTCAGAATTCTTTTCATTATAAGATGATAAGgtcactttctttctttatgcaAATCCATGTAAATGGAAAGGGAGAAACAAATCTTAGAAACAAATTCCTATTCTTCTTGGTAATCGGTGATCAGCCAAGAGATACAAGCCTGTGTTCTTTGTAACGAGAAGGCTTTTGTTCAAAAGGGGGTTGCCGCATTGAATAAAGCTATGTTTTCGGCCTATCAGGATAGCATAAAAGAAATTCACGATGTTCAGGGATCACTCGTATAAATCGTGGCAAGTGTTTAAAGAGGAGAGATATTGGGGGTGAGAGAGGATCTCAATCCGAGAGGAAGCAAACAATGTAAAAGATCACACAGGTTTTTTCTTAACAAGTAGAATCCTTGAATAAAGAGGTTAGATTTTTAATGAAGTCGTCTGCATTCTATTATGTATTTATAGTTACAAAAGACTACAATAATCAGAAGGACTATAATTTCTAAGAACAATAATAGTATTGCACAATATCAGGAATCGATGTTGCTAATAGAGTTTCTTATTTGGTGTTCTGCATTCCTCAACGATTTAAACCAGTCAGGGTTTAATCATGTTGATCACCTTGATTAAGTGAAGTGTAGGTTCCCAATTCACAGCTGCTGCTACTGCCCGTCTCAAATCCTCCATCGGAGTTGAAAAAGCAGACATAGCTCATCTTAGAAACTATGCTGGTGATCAATATGAAGGCTGCTCCTGCCTCAAAAGCTCCCGCGCTTAAGGTCTGGCAACGAAGCCCATCAGTGCCTGATATGGTCCTGTATTTGGTGTGTTGAGCATTCTTGATTGCACCACCCAGTAAGCATGCCTCAGCAATGAAGAATGTAATCCTGATTTATCATACCAtgttgcataattttttttttcaagtatcaATAGTAGCATGGAAACATTGTTGCACTCATAATTAAAATCTATGAACAACTTTAAAGATAGGATTAAAAGATTCTGATAACTTGACTTGTTATGATCACTTACTTACCAGCTTATTATGGATGGGATGACAGCAGATGTCCTACTACCTCCATAGTTCATACCCTTTCGAAAGTAGGAGCTAGCACCCATTGAGAAAACTTGACTTGccaaaagtaaaacaaatgcAATAGCTCCCAACTTTGTTGCAATGTCTGAGCTGTAGACGCAGTAGCTATAGCTTGAGTCACTGTCAGTAGCAGCCTTGGcctgaaaacagaaaaaaataaattataatgcaATTAGTATCTTCTGggttttaattattaaacattCAGTTGTTGTTAGAGCAATCATATACAAAagtatttcagagaaaatctcATTGTGTTCGCTGTTAAATGGGTTCCGAGACAGTTTGGGTTTTGCCCTAGATGTATTaattatttctcaaaaaaaaaaaaaaacaatttataaaggATCAAGTTAAATGCTGTCCTGATCTCCAATTTGGCTCACATAATAGACAAGACAACATCATTGCAAGGAGTGGAATGAAGAGGTAAGAAGCAATACTTACAGTACTTCTCATATGTTCAGCTGCAAGGGCAAGGACAAAAGCAATGAAATCAATGGCAAAGATCGCCATGAACACAAGTGTTGATGCCATTGCAATCCCCACCAACCTCTCTCAAGCAATGAAATCAATCAAATCAGCTAGGCTTTCTCTTTGGGGTTTGACAAACATCAAACTATTCGAAATAAAATTAGCGGTTTTGAAACACAATTgattaaacacaaaaatctaaggttaattgagaatatcaaaggaaaaatcataaattcttGGGTTTAGGATACAACTAACCAATTTATTTCCTTGTGAATGAGCAATCGATCCAATAGAATCCTTTCagggttttgattttggtttagaTACGGTAGGGGAGCAcaacgaaaggaaaaaaagagaggaggggGAGAGTTTATAGGTTTGATTCTGTGTTTTTGTAccattgatcttttttttccgGTGTTTTAAAATGGATTCAGAAGCCAACCCAATCCTGACAAGTTTGATGTCATTATTTCTAACCCAATTTgatttacttttattatttatccaagaatttaatttttataaatctatATGGTGATTGACAACAACTgcaggaagagagagagagtttctatatatatatatataagtgttaAAAGAGTTCAAGTTGTTGTGCTTGCCGATTTACAAGTTTCTCCTTCATctcttataaataattaaaaataaattttataaagattttatatcattatattacatattattaaatttcttaacttaaaacatattttataataataattctaataatataaaatatatttaatttatgataaatattaattttaaatataggtttataaaattgatatattttactatttaaagaattaattcatgtgtttaattattgaaattaaagtttaacaaaaagagattttaaatatagggatttgttgtttttattgtggAGTCAAATGAAAACATGTACAAACACCAACCTCTCAATTCCCAATTTTTTCtccaaattaaaaccctaataaattattatcattagAGAATATAAAGCcgtgataaaaaaatgattggatTTGTGAGGATGAACCAAAAATTCGTCGACAAACGAAATTGAATTGTTTCATATTGAACTTCTATTTTCTGCAAGGGGATCCTTCACTACTTCAGTAAAAAGAGATTTTCACTTGCAAGGCTTCAAGTTTCTTCTAATAACTCTTCATACCCTCCCGTCAGATGTTGAGTTGAATCTACTAATACAAACGTGAATCTTCATGGATGAGAAATTTTCCTGCATGGGGGCCGTCCTTTCTTGATCTGGTTTTAAAATTGAACAAACCATCCCATAACAAAGACTTTTCGCGTTGTTTGTTTCACGCTTTGAAGATGCTTAGACCAGAAAAATGCGGGGATTCTTTATTGAAGAGGCCTAGATAAGATGCTATGTGATGTTAGATTGTAAAGCTTTGACGTTCATTCCTGGGATCGACTGAAAACAGGATTTCTGTAGTAATTTGAGATGAACCTGCAATTCCTCCATGCAGGGaccagaagaagaaaaagggtcCGGCAACACCAGTGAAGATCATGTAAATTGTTTCTTGTTCAACAAGGTTACATCACCAATTCTTTATGCGCTACGTAGATACACAAACTGGAGTCTTCTATT is a window encoding:
- the LOC18095616 gene encoding uncharacterized protein LOC18095616, giving the protein MASTLVFMAIFAIDFIAFVLALAAEHMRSTAKAATDSDSSYSYCVYSSDIATKLGAIAFVLLLASQVFSMGASSYFRKGMNYGGSRTSAVIPSIISWITFFIAEACLLGGAIKNAQHTKYRTISGTDGLRCQTLSAGAFEAGAAFILITSIVSKMSYVCFFNSDGGFETGSSSSCELGTYTSLNQGDQHD